Proteins found in one Pseudomonas marvdashtae genomic segment:
- a CDS encoding GNAT family N-acetyltransferase → MDCVIRKAISTDAVAISLVVAAALRESNAQDYSSDIIEQVQRSFSPSAILDFLSLREVYVASFDGQLVATGSLDKDTVRSVFVDPSYQGRGIGRQLMATIESAASENGVEWLRVPSSITAETFYYSLGFRKVRDAFHGAERTIVMEKSLNG, encoded by the coding sequence ATGGACTGCGTTATTCGAAAGGCAATCAGTACGGATGCCGTAGCAATCAGCCTGGTCGTGGCAGCGGCACTGCGCGAGTCCAATGCCCAAGACTATTCATCAGACATCATCGAGCAGGTGCAGCGAAGCTTTTCACCGTCGGCAATCCTGGACTTTCTAAGCCTGCGCGAGGTGTATGTCGCGAGCTTCGATGGTCAGCTCGTCGCAACGGGAAGTCTTGATAAAGACACCGTCCGAAGCGTATTTGTTGACCCGTCCTATCAGGGCAGGGGCATTGGTCGTCAGTTGATGGCCACGATCGAGTCGGCGGCCTCGGAAAACGGCGTTGAATGGTTGCGAGTCCCTTCCTCGATCACGGCAGAGACGTTTTATTACTCCCTGGGTTTCCGCAAAGTCCGCGACGCGTTTCACGGCGCAGAGCGCACAATCGTCATGGAAAAATCTTTGAACGGATAA
- a CDS encoding aldo/keto reductase: MKYLSFGKTGLRVSQVALGTGNFGTGWGYGADPDTSETVFNAYAEAGGNFIDTADAYQFGQSEELLGKLLAGRRDQFVLATKFSNGAAPNADRLVTGNSRKAMAASVEASLKRLKTDHIDLYWVHHPDGVTPAEEIVRGFEDLARAGKILYAGLSNFPAWRLARVATLAELNRVIPIAAAQFEHSLVHRDPEADLFPASHALGLGVVTWSPLGGGMLTGKYRKGEKGRAEGFGGRVFQPEDSAQRTQVLDTVLAIAGELGASPGQVAIAWAGTHGAVPILGPRTLPQLADNLGALSLELSAEHIDLLDSVSNLVPSAPVRKAISWEAGDNPVVA, encoded by the coding sequence ATGAAATATCTATCGTTTGGCAAGACTGGGCTCAGGGTTTCCCAAGTCGCCCTCGGCACCGGCAATTTTGGCACGGGCTGGGGATACGGTGCCGATCCAGACACCAGCGAGACCGTGTTCAATGCGTATGCCGAAGCCGGAGGAAATTTCATCGACACGGCGGACGCCTACCAGTTCGGCCAGTCTGAAGAGCTACTCGGCAAGCTGCTCGCAGGCCGGCGCGATCAATTCGTCCTCGCGACGAAATTCAGCAATGGCGCCGCGCCAAACGCCGACAGGCTAGTCACTGGCAACAGCCGCAAGGCCATGGCCGCCTCAGTGGAAGCGAGCCTTAAACGGCTGAAGACCGATCACATTGATCTCTACTGGGTGCACCATCCTGACGGCGTAACCCCCGCCGAGGAAATAGTCCGCGGTTTCGAGGACCTTGCCCGCGCTGGCAAGATCCTCTATGCGGGCCTGTCGAATTTTCCCGCGTGGCGACTCGCCCGAGTGGCCACGCTGGCTGAGCTCAATCGCGTGATACCTATTGCCGCCGCCCAGTTTGAACACAGCCTGGTCCACCGCGATCCTGAAGCCGATCTTTTCCCCGCGAGCCATGCCCTTGGGCTGGGCGTCGTCACGTGGTCGCCGCTGGGTGGCGGGATGCTCACCGGAAAATATCGCAAAGGTGAAAAAGGCCGTGCCGAAGGCTTCGGCGGTCGCGTGTTTCAACCCGAGGACTCGGCGCAACGCACACAAGTACTCGACACGGTACTCGCCATCGCTGGCGAACTGGGCGCCAGCCCGGGCCAAGTCGCCATCGCGTGGGCGGGCACGCACGGGGCCGTGCCGATTCTCGGCCCACGCACCCTGCCCCAACTCGCCGACAACCTCGGCGCGCTCTCGCTTGAGCTTTCGGCTGAACACATCGACCTGCTTGATAGTGTCAGCAACCTTGTACCCTCCGCGCCGGTGAGAAAGGCCATTTCATGGGAGGCAGGAGACAACCCGGTGGTTGCATAA
- a CDS encoding molybdopterin cofactor-binding domain-containing protein: MSHPDAHVSALEQFTWQSTLDSNLDRKGLLLRLFAEQRFMAAQVRACKLDHKDYLLSLIDPASTTNDDTRHSSSVDSHRMRSVITEAARKAHWGTLPRHGRAQGIAAHYDAQTCMAVVLDIEVSDEGRLIIHDAVVVADLGFVANPGRVRSQLEGACLMGIAFVTSSDFDPTTKDARAKPAYRTRWPLLSWLPGQIAVHLINPTGDCEAGQPSQTSYAPVARALCNAILKATGNESVRIQSLERSSAS, encoded by the coding sequence ATGAGCCATCCTGATGCGCACGTCAGTGCTCTCGAGCAATTTACCTGGCAATCGACACTCGACAGCAATCTGGACAGAAAAGGCCTGTTGCTCCGGCTGTTCGCCGAACAGCGATTCATGGCCGCGCAGGTGCGCGCCTGCAAACTTGATCACAAGGATTACCTGCTTTCGCTGATTGATCCGGCGTCGACGACGAACGACGACACTCGGCACTCATCAAGCGTCGATAGCCATCGAATGCGGAGCGTCATCACCGAAGCGGCAAGGAAAGCCCATTGGGGCACGCTCCCAAGACATGGTCGGGCGCAAGGCATCGCCGCCCACTATGACGCGCAGACCTGCATGGCGGTCGTACTCGATATCGAGGTGAGCGACGAAGGTCGCTTGATCATTCATGACGCGGTCGTGGTTGCGGACTTGGGTTTCGTGGCAAATCCTGGTCGCGTGCGCTCGCAGCTCGAAGGCGCTTGCCTGATGGGGATAGCGTTTGTGACGTCCAGTGATTTTGATCCGACCACTAAAGACGCCCGGGCTAAACCTGCCTATCGCACCCGCTGGCCACTCCTCTCTTGGCTGCCAGGACAGATCGCGGTGCACCTGATCAATCCCACCGGGGATTGCGAAGCCGGCCAGCCCAGCCAGACCAGCTACGCACCTGTTGCCCGGGCCCTGTGCAATGCAATTTTGAAGGCTACGGGTAACGAGTCGGTCCGGATCCAGTCACTGGAAAGATCGAGCGCAAGTTAA